The genomic DNA AAGGTGGTTGGAAGTTTGAAATATCATCTACCTAAAAACCATTCCATTGATTTAGATTCTCAGTAAATagctgtttagtttttaaaatatgtttgtctGGTATGCTATTTAAGTTTATTACATATGTTATTAAGTTTATTAGGATGCCAAAATATGTGAAATTTTCAGCCTTGGTCTCttgcataaaataaattatagaaGTTTTCTTAATTTTCCAAGTTTTTACAATTGAATGGATATATGGGAGTTGTTTTGAAGGAAATTGTTTGCTGGAAGTACAACAACAATTTGGACAGTGTCACACTAataagtaggggtgtaacggattacaaaagtcacagtttgagttgtgtcacggttttaaagtcactttttggataagtaaaaaaaacaacaaaataaagctttcaattagttttttgaaaagcttcaatatatatatttaatattatatatatatatatatatatatatatatatatatatatagtactttgaaatacacaaatatataaatcaCATCAAAATATTAGGTCATTGAggtgtatttataaaaaaacaaaacattaaagataTCTTTGAACTCACGATattcctattttaaaaaatactcaagatGCCCATATGAACAAAGGTGCATTATGAAAAACTGCatcttgggaaaaaaagaaacaatctgGGGTACATGTGCGTGCCAAACCATGGCtagtgatccgttacacccctgtTAATAtgtgttcatttatttgttacAATCTAGATATATATTAGTTTTGTTTAATTAAGTGGCAATTTactgttctttttgttttgattgttttttttaattgcttaacCTAATTGTTGTCAATAATGAtactaattttaataaaaaaatggggGAAGGGGGTTTTTTGCTATGGCGGGTAGCCCTTGTTTAAtcgtagctccgcccctgtatGGGCAGTTTTAGAATGATCtatatcattattttaaaaatcttataTGTAGTGTccttactttttttgttctaaaactggagtttttttgtcaatatttaaataaactggtCTTTagttgtcaagaaaaaaaaaaaaaaaattaaatccaaGTCTTGTGAATTATTCAGTCTCAAACAAATGTGGTTTGTTCcagagttgttgtttttctctcgGTAATCCAAACGTTCTCCTCCAGGACGCCGTCTGTCGAAAGCTGCTGGTCTGCTGCGTCTGCATGCTCCTCTTCCTGATTGTGACGCGATCGCTGCCCATAACGTATAACGTTGACCCCGATTTCATCAACAACGCGGACTTCCTCACCAGGCTCACGTATGCCTTCTTCTCCATCCAAGCAGCCAGGCCCAAATTCTACTTTGCCTGGACGCTGGGTAAGCATGCTTCAACGTTTGGGTCCTGCTCAGagctgaaaacagagaaaacaaacgtCAGTTTTAATTGTTCTTTTGAGGGGGTTTTTAGCTCAACTTTAACCCAGataactttcatttttgaacaattaaCTCTCTGCTCAGAgcgttttttttgtagttttgtgaCAAATCATTTGAATTTATCTTTAACGGGATTATTCCTGTCCATCAGCGGATGCAGTGAACAACGCTGCAGGGTATGGTTTTTTGGGCATCGACGAGAACGGGAAACCTTCTTGGGATCTTGTCTCTAACCTCAACATTATTGGGATTGAGGTAATGTCAGATGATCAGATCTTAAGAttcattcacacaaacacaaaatacactGGCTGTTATTCTTTTTCAGACAGCAACCAGTTTCAAAACATTCATAGACAACTGGAACATCCGAACTGGAGTTTGGCTCAAAACGTGAGTGTGGATGctgatttttgatgttttgattaAGTTTTGTTTTGGGTTAACGTTTTCCATCCCTTTAGGGTGTGTTATGACCGAGCCCCCAAGCACCGGTTAGCACTGACCTTCATCCTGTCCGCTCTGTGGCACGGCGTTTATCCAGGGTACTACTTCACCTTCCTCACCGCCATCCCCATCACCATGGCAGCCAGAGCTGTGAGTTCACACCTTCAAACccaatgtttgaaaaaaaaacaaaacttcatatTCTTTCTGTTTAGATTTAGAAAAACCTTTGGAACGTCTTCTGAATAAAACAGctaactttatatatatatatatatatatatatatatatatatatatacaccattaCTGCTGAGTTACTGTCaatatatttggaaaaataacacctttattttaagaattcttCTAAAAGACTTTCATTAACTTCTGTCTGATCTGTTGCTTGTATCTCTACATTCCTACCAGATCCGGAAGAGTGTCCGGCACCATttcctaaactccaaaaatctGAAGCTGGGTTATGACATTGTCACTTGGGCCGCCACCCAGCTCGCCATCTGCTACACCGTCATGCCTTTTCTTCTGCTTTCACTAGACCGCACTTTAATTTATTACAGGTATGTATTCCCTCACAAGGCTCTAACGGACACAGCgtcttaaagacccaccccGGTGGtgttttgatcatgtttttatggcattcttctgatgatggaggacatgaattaagaaaataaagctcaaaactggatttctgagtgtttttaaattcaaattgttgtgaatcaggagcagatgaaacaaTGGCGTTAAAAAGAGCCTGACAGAGAGCAGAAAAGGGAGGCGGGGTGTCTCACACCAATGATCTAaggaactcctgccactctgcagaaactatctcctttttattattatttagcttttaccataaccataaaaaacacagaatgctTTTAGAATATATTAAAAGATGATTAGTGTGGTTCTGTAGAGCTAACCTAGGTGTTTACATGCCACTTTGGAAAAAGGATTTGTGTCCCTGGCAAGATTATAACAACTTGTATGTCCTGAATTacgttattttcattttcattatctGTTCAAACCTGtctattgtttatttgtacacaTTGTGGGAGCTCTCTCTTCAATATAAACGCCTTGCATGTGATGTCATTGTGGCTCCATGAACGCTGATATTTAGTGTCTCAAACACTCAAATACAGAGCAGCAGGCCGTGAGGAAGACATCAAAAGATTACTAAGATgtacagctgcaggagaaaatacTTGATAAAATTACTTGGctttatgcataaactggacacatgattgtgttcaataaaaacaagaaaacatgaattggtgtgatttaagcaggcaatttttttctcttaatcaTTGTAATttagattgagataaaaaaaataaacacatcttATGTCCATTTTGTACAGAAATTGAGGTACTCCCAAAGAGTTCATGTACTTTCTCTTGCAGCTGTTTTCTTATgcattgataaaataaaaaataaataaaaaattgtattacAACAATGCACTGAGCATTACTATTGCATTAATAATTCATCGTCCGTGTGGCGCGGGTGAGGTTAACAGAGActgatgaaaagaaacaaacagctcaGGTACATTCAGGCTCTTCAGGGACCTGATTTTACTTCCTCAAATTTGCATGTTGATGGGAAAAGTTTGCATGTCTTTTCAGTTATTCAATcactaataacattttttttttttacaaagtacCGATTTTAGCTGGTATTCTAACTAAAGTATTGGATCGGAAAAACCCAAATGGTATGCATCTCTAAATATGTACCACATTTAAGAGAATAAATCGTGGACaacaaaatgcaacaaaatgttCACTACAGAGTTTGCTTTCATCTGTAGACCGCCACCCTTCCCGTTTGACTGCAGCGATCCATCGTTTTCTGTCCTCATCCTGCTGAAATTGATATAACAAAACGCTTGAATTTGGAGATTTTCGGTTTTGATAACCAACAGTAACACATGTATACTATGAGGATGACTATGGTGACATATAGTAACTATTTCTCTACACTGAAGTCCTTGATTTTACCCGTCGGATTTAACAAATAATGTGCGCTTGatttccaaaatggcggccacTTGACATCACTGCAAGGAGTCTACAGTAGTTTTTCatctctgttctttttctcctcagaTCCATGTTCTTCCATGTGCATGTCCTCAGTATTTTGGCTGCCATCATCCTGCATGGGAAGCATAAACCCAAATCTGCTTCCTCTGTCTCCACCAAGTCACCTCCTCccatctcttcctcctcctcctcctctccagaTCTGTGCCAGTCTGTTCCCTGCAACAACAACGACAAAGAAGCCTGAAAATcccttcttttttattcagatcTCCTCTTGGTATTCTCTCAGGCACTCGGAGGACTTGAtcttaaaactatttatttatatttctgagGGACGATGAAGTAAAGAAGGCAAACCCTCCCCGTTTTCCTCATATCTCCCTTTTTTTGGGGTAACTTACTTGCCCATCTCCAAACAGCAGCGTGCAGCAGGACAATAACTGAAGCCAGCACAGTGGGAGAGCAGCTCGCGAGGCGGGACGAATACCAGGACACACAACAACAGACTTTAGGACACAAATATGCACACGCTCCCTCAGACGTGCTCGTACTCGGATGGCGCACAAAGGCAGCCCTTGTGAGGCCACAAAGAGCAGAAGAGCTCCAGCTGCACCCACTTCATCCACAGGGTTTGTGTGTTTACAAAGCGACATGTCTGGTGACCCCTTTGACTGCTTCAGTGTTCAACCCACTGCTTTTTAAATCCAAGTTTAAAACAAGTTGAATTGCAGATGATCCAGAATGGAGAAGGATTTGGAcaaaagtgttttgatttttaatcatttagttGGGATCATCATCATCTCTGCATCAGAGCCATGAACTAGTTTTTCTGTTCAAGAATTACTCAAGAATAGACAATCTGTCAAAACCTCCCAATCATTTGGTGTCAGTAACAGACATCTGGTGGCCGTCGGCGCCTCCTGACCTGATCCGGACCAGAACCCCACAGGCAGCTTCTGAGACCACTGCTGCTGCATCCCCACTTTCCAAACAGAAACTCGCAGCTTTTGTTGTCcactaatatttcagttttttcctctCTGTCTACACCTTTTACTTTGACACAATcacatttgaagttttttttttaagtcacggTTAAGTTAAGCACCAGAAAAAGGCAACAAAACTgtgaatttacagtttttttctttgaggtgacaaatttattttagcatttaaaacaattattttgggattaattttttttaatgttgtactGTTTGTACTCATTTATTACTCCATCTCTGTTTAATGAAGCCAAAAAcgtaaatttattttattttgaaactaacTTTTTTCCTATTGGACTAGTATGTTTTAATTtggtaaaaatacaaacttgttTTAAACTAGAGAATCATTTAATGCACAAACAAGTGGAATAATTAAGATAAGAAGTGcaattatgagtttttttttgtattattttacagaagaaaatgtttttaagattatttactATCCCAAAActtgattaaaataatttagtttttaaagacatttacagtttttttttggatgtAAGATCTCTGTTTCCCCCAGAGCTCCTCAGATCTGTTTTCTTCTGAATTGCTGTTGTAATCAGCTGGAAGCTGATTGCAGAAACGCTCCTGAATCTCTGGGAGTTCTATGAGGTGAAGCTCAATCCAGATTTGTcataaaaatctttaacttattcttagttttttaaaaagctttgttTTCGAGCGACCTAATACTGTTAACTGAggtttatttgtatgttttgcAGACGTGTTGTGAGTGTGTGACTGTTTGGTATTTTATTATACTCTGTACCATTTTAGTATTGTGTGTTTGGATTAAAGAGTGGGTGCTATGGAAGAACTCTGAACAAAGGTTTGGTTTATTTACTATAAAACTGAATtgtttcacaatgatttaaataaaaatgttttaagaaaagaagTTTTGCTTaggttttcctcttttttaagttttggtgagtctcttgttttgtgtttctgtcgtCTCTCCACGCGACGACCGTCCCAAGCTGTTTAACCTCTCGTGTCGATCTCTAAGTAGCTCCCTTTGTGTCCCCTGTGCCCCCCGTCTTCGCCCCTCTGTCATGAACTCCTCTGGGAATACGAGTGCCGTGTTTTTAACCTTCCTGAGCTCAGAGAAGTCACAGCAGAGACGACGGGAAGCTGCATCCTGCTGCTTGTTTCCCTCAGACGTGGGAAAAGGAGGGAGTTATGACGcgttaaattattttattttctgccttTTCCAACTTCAACTGTATACTAAGAACTCtaataaaataagttaattttctcaggagtttttttttaactgctttgattcaacatttgttgttttagaaCAATCCGATGCTGCTTTAATTTTAATGAACTCTGTGCGTTGGCGATAAAACATTCTGATCCAGCTGTTGGAGGTTTAGATCAAATATTTGTGTTCACTCACTGACCACTTTGTTTAACACTCCTGTCCAACTGCTCACAAACTCAAATCTCTAATCACATGAGAGCGACTCGATGCATTCAGGCATGTAGACGTGGTCAAGAGTCTCtgaagccacatgtggctcttttattcctcctcTGAGGCTCTTTGGCTGTGATGAAAAATGATGacgatttattaaaaatgtttaatttttttgattttatttgttgtagTTGATAAAGTTTTGTCATGTATGTTTAGATTGTTAAATGATGGTAAGAGTTTAACCCATTGTCAGAGTGATTTAATTATTAGAAGATTAAAACTcatacagattttaaaaaagggttcTATACCAATGTTGTGATGtatatttgatagtaaaatCAGAAAAGGATAAAAGCACAACACACTCATAgtgataaaaaacaaagctaggtattgtcaataatttccagatttgagttgattcaccagagcctggattgatgagattttgattttattttttcctgattcttttgatccactcatatccatttgattcaattcaattctgaGCTTGCACggtatacacatttgtttataaaaacattaataataaatatatatatgtgtgttttaaagatattcatattaatctgatacaattaacatactgtaatatttattagtgaaattattaTGAGATTGTTattaccatacagtgttacatggattttctaacagagaagctccaacaattgttctgcctctcctggagggtgtttcagtttggccactaggtggagcttgcACTACAACATTGcatcttattccagaaaaaaaaagaaagtatgcggaaaaaaactgtattttaaaccacaaacggttactataaaaatatttaattgtttaattggTAAATTGTTGGTAATATTTAGtcagaaaaattgcattttaaatatatatttgagtAAACTATTcagttaacacattttaaagaatttcacCAAAACCAAAAAGTGACAAATGATTACTTTGGACTAATCTAATTAAAAGTTTAAGACTAATCTGcctttttaattgttgattGAAATGGTTTCAATTTAATTTGGTGCAGTTTTGTCTGACCTGTGCAAAAACTGCTACTTTTACTCAAAGATAACTTTTTGTCACAAAGAACTTCAAATCTAAAGTCTTTTTTCAACAGCAGGTGAAATCCtacaaaaaatttttttgaatcAGAACTATTAATTACTGCCATCTATATGAATCAACatatttctttgaaaatctaaaacttAAGTGTCTAAttacaaccatttttttaagagcAAGCCATTTTACAAATATCACgaatatttttctgtattttttacttttttgtttgtttaaaatcagTCATTCTGcacttaaaaatgttgcatttttcttaattttatttttgtaatattaataTAGATGCATGCAAATGTGTAAAATCAAGCAatcagacaacaaaaaaatccaaatacataaatatgttaatttctTTGTACATCGTCTTCACTTCTCATCATTCTTTAGAGTCAGTTgccctaaaaaaactaaaatcctgATCAATCCCAAAGAAAGTGTCCCTTTAGAGTCAGGTTTCAGTAACAGCAGTCACGGGTCCCTCCTGTTTGAGAGAGCAGCTGGAAGTAACTCTCATGTAGATCCACTTTGTGCTGATCATCTGTCATCTTAACATTTTAggtcaaacaaaacacaaaataatgttaacattcagacaaaaataaataaatctacaaaaaaagaacaaaattgcATCTCAAGCGCCGTGTGTCTAtcaaccagcagagggcagtagAAGCAGCATCATAATGGAAGATTTGGAAGAATGTGTGCATTAAATAGCTTCTCCTCAGATGAAACTCCAACATGTGATTTATAGATAAAAATTAGAGGATGTTGGGGTTGTTTTGCCATCTTTTGCCTCCTCCATCATGCATTTCTTCTCCTCTGTGGGTAGCTTTGGCTCAGAGGTAGACCAGTCGTTTCCCTGCTGTGAGATCGGTGGTTTGATGCACTCCAGAAGTGCAGACCTTTAACAGTTTCTCCTGaaatgtttgtg from Oryzias melastigma strain HK-1 linkage group LG16, ASM292280v2, whole genome shotgun sequence includes the following:
- the mboat1 gene encoding lysophospholipid acyltransferase 1; translated protein: MGDAIFKTTGSKWLLPVSEFLGFPIDQVNFIACQLFGLAAAFWFRLYLKPSHFKPLVRHTVATVLGTAFLVFCFGWYSAQILATVVVSYLIILKADINHVHRYSMVTAMGSLTVCHVSRVIIFNYGVPSTDFSGPLMMVTQRITTLAFQLHDGMCKKSEQLTSEQKLAAIKERPSLMEYLSYNLNFLSILVGPCSNYKDYIDFIEGTHISRRLKQRSGSSNGHNGYDKSPDLSPLDAVCRKLLVCCVCMLLFLIVTRSLPITYNVDPDFINNADFLTRLTYAFFSIQAARPKFYFAWTLADAVNNAAGYGFLGIDENGKPSWDLVSNLNIIGIETATSFKTFIDNWNIRTGVWLKTVCYDRAPKHRLALTFILSALWHGVYPGYYFTFLTAIPITMAARAIRKSVRHHFLNSKNLKLGYDIVTWAATQLAICYTVMPFLLLSLDRTLIYYRSMFFHVHVLSILAAIILHGKHKPKSASSVSTKSPPPISSSSSSSPDLCQSVPCNNNDKEA